A stretch of the Medicago truncatula cultivar Jemalong A17 chromosome 5, MtrunA17r5.0-ANR, whole genome shotgun sequence genome encodes the following:
- the LOC25494464 gene encoding presequence protease 1, chloroplastic/mitochondrial produces the protein MYTRWRQYKRVIGNIMEIGSCSSNSTSMERAALVRSLSTTRYFSRTPSVLSARFSPPTLLLRRRSLSTSSTRLLSSSTSRPLFYFRNRNHFSTRASLVSSPDIGGGEVVKDEVARELGFEKVSEEFIPECKSIAVLFKHVKTGAQVISVSNKDENKVFGIVFRTPPNDSTGIPHILEHSVLCGSRKYPLKEPFVELLKGSLHTFLNAFTYPDRTCYPVASTNTKDFYNLVDVYLDAVFFPKCVEDVQTFQQEGWHYELNHPSEDITYKGVVFNEMKGVYSQPDNILGRASQQALFPDNTYGVDSGGDPQVIPKLTFEEFKEFHRKYYHPSNSRIWFYGDDDPTERLRILSEYLDMFDASSSPNESKIEPQKLFSKPVRIVETYPAGEGGDLKKHMVSLNWLLSDKPLDLETELALSFLNHLLLGTPASPLRKILLESRLGDAIVGGGLEDELLQPQFSIGMKGVSEDDIPKVEELIVNTLKKLVEEGFDTDAIEASMNTIEFSLRENNTGSFPRGLSLMLQSIGKWIYDMNPLEPLKYEKPLQDLKSKIAKEGSKSVFSPLIEKFILNNLHKVTVQMQPDPEKAAREEATEKQILQEVKASMTTEDLAELTRATQELRLKQETPDPPEALKTVPSLSLQDIPKEPIHVPTEVGDINGVKVLQHDLFTNDVLYTDIVFDMSSLKQELLPLVPLFCQSLLEMGTKDLTFVQLNQLIGRKTGGISVYPFTSSVQGKEDPCSHMIVRGKAMAGRAEDLYDLVNSVLQDVQFTDQQRFKQFVSQSRARMENRLRGSGHGIAAARMDAKLNAAGWMSEKMGGLSYLEFLQTLEKRIDQDWADISSSLEEIRKTVFSKQGCLINITADGKNLANTDKFVSKFVDMLPTSSPIATPNIWNVRLPLTNEAIVIPTQVNYVGKATNVYDAGYKLNGSAYVISKYISNTWLWDRVRVSGGAYGGFCDFDTHSGVFSFLSYRDPNLLKTLEVYDGTGDFLRELEIDDDTLTKAIIGTIGDVDSYQLPDAKGYSSMLRYILGITEEERQKRRGEILSTSLKDFKQFIDAMEAVKDKGVVVAVASPDDVDAANKELSNFFQIKRAL, from the exons ATGTATACACGATGGAGGCAGTATAAACGAGTTATCGGAAATATAATGGAGATAGGAAGTTGCAGTAGTAATTCAACTTCAATGGAAAGAGCGGCGCTTGTTCGTTCTCTATCTACCACCAGATATTTCTCTCGCACCCCCTCCGTTCTATCCGCAAGGTTCTCTCCTCCGACTCTCCTCCTCCGCCGCCGCAGCCTCTCCACCTCCTCTACAAGATTGCTTTCTTCATCTACTTCTCGTCCACTCTTTTACTTTCGTAACCGCAACCATTTCTCCACCAGAGCTTCCCTCGTTTCTTCTCCag ATATTGGTGGTGGCGAAGTAGTGAAGGATGAAGTTGCGCGTGAACTAGGGTTTGAGAAAGTATCAGAAGAATTCATTCCAGAATGCAAATCAATAGCAGTACTTTTCAAACACGTCAAGACGGGTGCACAAGTCATCTCTGTTTCAAACAAAGATGAGAACAAAGTCTTTGGCATTGTTTTCCGAACTCCTCCCAATGATTCCACTGGTATTCCTCACATTTTAGAGCACAGTGTTTTGTGTGGTTCAAGAAAATATCCTCTCAAAGAACCATTTGTTGAGTTACTCAAAGGAAGCTTACACACTTTCCTCAATGCATTCACTTATCCTGATAGGACTTGTTACCCTGTCGCCTCCACCAATACCAAGGATTTTTATAATTTGGTTGACGTCTATCTCGATGCCGTTTTCTTTCCTAAATGTGTCGAGGATGTTCAGACTTTTCAACAGGAGGGTTGGCATTATGAGCTCAATCATCCTTCTGAAGATATCACTTATAAAG GTGTCGTGTTTAATGAGATGAAAGGTGTCTACTCTCAACCAGATAATATACTTGGACGAGCTTCTCAACAG GCTCTTTTCCCAGATAACACATATGGCGTTGACAGCGGAGGTGATCCTCAAGTTATTCCTAAGTTGACATTTGAGGAATTTAAG GAATTTCACCGCAAGTATTACCATCCCAGCAATTCACGGATTTGGTTTTATGGAGACGATGATCCAACTGAGCGCCTCCGCATCCTGAGTG AGTATTTAGACATGTTTGATGCAAGCTCATCCCCAAACGAATCAAAGATTGAACCACAGAAACTGTTTTCAAAGCCAGTCAGGATTGTTGAGACTTACCCTGCAGGGGAAGGGGGTGATTTGAAGAAGCATATGGTTTCCCTTAACTGGTTGCTCTCTGATAAGCCCTTAGACTTGGAAACTGAGCTAGCACTTAGTTTTCTGAATCATCTTCTACTGGGCACTCCTGCTTCGCCACTCAGAAAAATTTTGCTAGAAAGCAGGCTGGGTGATGCCATTGTTGGTGGTGGGTTAGAAGATGAACTACTCCAGCCTCAATTTAGCATTGGAATGAAGGGTGTTTCTGAAGATGATATTCCTAAGGTAGAAGAACTGATTGTGAATACACTTAAAAAGTTGGTTGAAGAAGGTTTTGATACAGATGCCATTGAGGCCTCTATGAATACAATTGAATTTTCTCTGAGAGAGAACAATACCGGGTCATTTCCTCGTGGCTTGTCCCTCATGCTCCAGTCCATT GGTAAATGGATTTATGATATGAATCCCCTTGAGCCACTGAAGTATGAGAAACCTCTCCAAGACCTGAAATCTAAAATAGCAAAGGAAGGCTCTAAATCTGTTTTTTCTCCATTAATAGAGAAATTCATCTTGAACAACCTTCATAAAGTAACTGTGCAAATGCAg CCGGACCCGGAGAAAGCTGCTCGTGAAGAAGCAACGGAGAAACAGATATTGCAGGAAGTTAAAGCAAGTATGACAACAGAAGATCTGGCAGAATTGACTCGTGCTACTCAAGAGCTTAGGCTTAAGCAGGAGACCCCTGATCCACCAGAAGCTTTGAAAACTGTTCCTAGTCTTTCTCTTCAAGATATCCCTAAAGAACCTATTCATGTTCCCACTGAG GTTGGGGATATCAACGGAGTAAAAGTTTTGCAGCATGATCTCTTCACCAATGATGTCCTTTACACCGACATAGTGTTCGACATGAGTTCATTGAAGCAAGAGCTTCTTCCTTTGGTGCCACTGTTTTG CCAATCATTGCTGGAGATGGGCACAAAGGACTTGACTTTTGTCCAACTAAACCAATTAATTGGGAGAAAAACTGGAGGAATTTCAGTTTATCCATTCACATCATCAGTGCAGGGCAAGGAAGATCCATGTAGTCACATGATTGTCCGAGGCAAAGCAATGGCTGGACGTGCTGAAGACCTTTATGACTTG GTTAATTCTGTTCTTCAAGACGTTCAATTTACAGACCAACAGCGTTTCAAACAATTTGTTTCCCAGAGTAGAGCAAGAATGGAG aACCGGCTAAGAGGCAGTGGTCATGGAATTGCAGCTGCAAGGATGGATGCAAAACTTAATGCAGCAGGCTGGATGTCAGAAAAGATGGGTGGTCTCAG CTACCTTGAATTCCTTCAAACTCTTGAAAAGAGAATTGATCAAGATTGGGCTGATATCTCATCATCTCTTGAGGAAATTCGCAAAACTGTATTTTCCAAGCAAGGGTGCTTGATAAATATCACCGCTGATGGGAAAAACCTTGCGAATACGGACAAATTTGTGAGCAAATTTGTTGATATGCTCCCTACTAGCTCTCCCATTGCTACACCAAATATTTGGAATGTTAGACTTCCGTTGACAAATGAAGCTATTGTGATTCCTACTCAG GTTAATTATGTTGGGAAAGCAACCAACGTTTATGATGCTGGTTATAAGCTTAATGGTAGTGCATATGTTATTTCCAAATACATTAGCAATACATGGTTGTGGGATCGTGTACGTGTTAGTGGTGGAGCTTATGGAGGTTTCTGTGATTTTGATACACATTCAG GAGTGTTCTCCTTTTTGTCTTATCGTGATCCCAACTTGCTGAAAACACTTGAGGTATATGATGGAACTGGTGACTTCTTAAGAGAATTGGAAATAGATGATGATACTCTTACAAAAGCCATAATTGGGACCATTGGGGATGTAGACTCCTATCAACTTCCTGACGCCAAAGGTTATAGTAG cATGTTGCGGTATATACTGGGTATCACAGAGGAAGAAAGGCAAAAGAGACGTGGAGAGATATTATCTACGAG CTTGAAGGACTTCAAACAATTCATTGATGCAATGGAAGCAGTTAAGGATAAAGGGGTTGTGGTTGCAGTGGCATCTCCAGATGACGTAGATGCGGCAAACAAGGAGCTTTCCAACTTCTTTCAAATAAAGAGAGCCCTTTAA
- the LOC25494466 gene encoding protein CHROMATIN REMODELING 25, which yields MLEEDEDVVLLSSSSFSSDSDEEVEVSSSSSSSSSSDSEIEQVSQRKSQNVEALIKGNLIVKRQSLLPRVYSTNGAAAICRKPFKPPSDAYNNNNNQDLARRLSARKRFVPWGSTTPIPIPTSTTPLTELDLNISDHKEEAVKPSPPLPPEIDPLILWQPLHDNDPSNSNFTTIAVDPLLVRFLRPHQREGVQFMFDCVAGLCETPDINGCILADDMGLGKTLQSITLLYTLICQGFDGKPMVRKAIIVTPTSLVSNWEAEIKKWVGDRVRLVALCETTRQDVISGINSFKSPQGKFQVLIVSYETFRMHSEKFSSSGSCDLLICDEAHRLKNDQTITNKALAALPCKRRVLLSGTPLQNDLEEFFAMVNFTNPGILGGIAHFRRHFEAPIICGREPAATAEEKKLGAERTAELSAKVNQFILRRTNALLSNHLPPKIIEVVCCKLTPLQSDLYKHFIQSKNVKRAITEELKHSKILAYITALKKLCNHPKLIYDTIRSGSPGTSGFEDCIRFFPPNMLSGRSGSWTGGDGGWVELSGKMQVLARLLHQLRQRTNDRIVLVSNYTQTLDLFAQLCRERKYPHLRLDGATSISKRQKLVNCLNDPSKDEFVFLLSSKAGGCGLNLIGANRLVLFDPDWNPANDKQAAARVWRDGQKKRVYIYRFLSAGTIEEKVYQRQMAKEGLQKVIQREQNDSVAAQSNFLSTEDLRNLFTFDENVKSEIHENMRCSRCQNNDGPQDTDVLSTMINSECGDDETADIGGFAEIAGCLGNLKTSEKQVGNPLEEDLSSWGHHLFPTSVPDGVLQASAGDEVTFVFTNQVDGKLVPVDSISPKLQKKELHKPSRNVERKSTPFALHNKLVPLRSASNIANVSCSSSIAWTKKAKNCERTTQNIAMSVALNTKHSLVNELPRQKRSYPADSNDGHSFVNQISPKKACHVDNNDENFE from the exons ATGTTGGAGGAAGACGAAGACGTAGTTTTGTTGTCATCGTCGTCTTTTTCTTCTGATTCCGATGAAGAAGTTGAAGTGTCatcgtcttcttcttcttcttcttcttctgattCCGAAATTGAACAAGTTTCACAACGGAAATCTCAGAATGTAGAAGCCCTAATCAAAGGTAACCTTATTGTGAAGAGACAGTCGTTGCTGCCGAGAGTATATTCCACCAATGGAGCTGCCGCTATTTGCAGAAAACCGTTTAAACCACCGTCCGATGcttacaacaataacaataatcaagATCTTGCTCGTAGGCTCTCTGCTCGCAAAAGATTTGTCCCATGGGGTTCTACCACTCCTATTCCTATTCCCACCTCCACCACACCTTTGACGGAGTTGGATTTGAATATCTCTGATCACAAAGAGGAGGCTGTCAAACCCTCGCCGCCTTTGCCCCCTGAAATTGATCCTCTAATACTCTGGCAACCTCTTCACGACAACGACCCTTCTAATTCTAATTTCACAACAATAGCCGTTGATCCTTTGCTTGTTCGTTTCCTTCGTCCACATCAGAG AGAAGGGGTTCAATTCATGTTTGATTGTGTCGCCGGACTATGTGAGACACCCGATATCAATGGATGCATTTTGGCAGATGATATGGG TTTGGGGAAGACACTGCAGTCCATCACATTACTATATACTCTTATTTGTCAAGGTTTCGATGGGAAGCCTATGGTTAGAAAGGCCATCATTGTCACTCCTACCAGTCTCGTTAGCAATTGGGAAGCAGAAATTAAGAAGTGGGTTGGAGATAGAGTTCGCCTTGTTGCTCTTTGTGAAACCACAAGACAAGATGTTATCTCCGGGATTAACAGTTTTAAAAGTCCCCAAGGCAAATTCCAG GTGCTCATTGTTTCATACGAGACATTCCGAATGCATTCAGAGAAGTTTAGCTCTAGTGGCTCCTGTGATCTCCTCATCTGTGATGAGGCTCACAGACTGAAAAATGATCAGACAATAACAAACAAG GCATTGGCTGCTCTCCCGTGTAAACGTAGAGTTTTGCTGTCAGGAACTCCTTTGCAG AATGACTTGGAAGAATTCTTTGCAATGGTTAATTTTACCAATCCTGGAATATTGGGCGGCATTGCACATTTTCGACGTCACTTTGAG GCGCCAATAATTTGCGGAAGAGAACCTGCTGCTACTGCAGAAGAGAAGAAACTCGGTGCTGAACGCACTGCAGAATTAAGTGCCAAAGTTAATCAG TTCATATTAAGAAGGACTAATGCATTGCTATCAAATCACTTACCACCGAAG ATAATTGAAGTTGTTTGCTGCAAGTTGACTCCGCTACAATCAGATCTATATAAACATTTTATACAGTCCAAAAAT GTTAAACGGGCGATTACTGAAGAACTGAAGCATTCGAAGATTTTGGCCTACATTACGGCTCTAAAAAAGTTATGCAATCATCCAAAG CTCATATATGATACCATACGAAGTGGGAGCCCAGGAACTTCAGGTTTTGAGGACTGCATCCGATTCTTCCCTCCAAATATGTTATCTGGAAG GTCTGGATCATGGACAGGAGGGGATGGAGGCTGGGTTGAGCTTTCCGGTAAAATGCAAGTCTTGGCAAGGTTACTTCATCAATTACGCCAGAGAACAAATGATCGCATTGTCCTTGTCTCAAACTATACTCAG ACTCTTGATCTTTTTGCTCAATTGTGCCGGGAACGAAAGTACCCTCACTTGAGGCTTGATGGTGCTACATCAATCAGTAAAAGGCAAAAGTTGGTCAACTGCTTGAACGACCCGTCTAAG GACgaatttgtttttctcttaAGCAGCAAGGCTGGTGGTTGTGGACTCAATTTGATTGGGGCAAATCGACTCGTCTTGTTTGATCCTGATTGGAATCCAGCAAATGATAAACAA GCCGCAGCAAGAGTGTGGAGGGATGGACAGAAGAAAAGAGTTTACATTTATAGATTTTTGAGTGCCGGAACAATAGAAGAAAAG GTCTACCAGCGTCAGATGGCAAAAGAAGGGCTGCAAAAGGTCATTCAGAGGGAGCAAAACGACAGCGTCGCGGCACAG AGTAACTTTCTCTCGACAGAGGATCTTCGCAATTTGTTTACTTTTGATGAGAACGTCAA GTCAGAGATTCATGAAAATATGCGATGCAGTCGTTGCCAAAACAATGATGGGCCGCAAGACACTGATGTTTTATCAACAATGATTAATAGCGAATGTGGTGATGATGAAACCGCTGATATAGGTGGATTTGCTGAGATTGCAGGCTGCTTAGGGAATTTGAAAACATCAGAAAAGCAG GTAGGGAATCCATTAGAAGAAGATTTAAGTAGTTGGGGCCATCATTTATTCCCAACCTCTGTACCAGATGGCGTCCTTCAGGCTTCAGCCGGTGATGAG gTGACTTTTGTCTTCACAAACCAAGTTGATGGAAAGCTGGTACCGGTTGACTCCATAAGTCCCAAGCTACAGAAAAAGGAATTACACAAGCCAAGCCGCAACGTCGAGCGAAAATCCACCCCTTTTGCTTTACACAATAAGCTTGTACCACTACGTTCTGCATCCAATATTGCCAATGTGTCATGCTCATCTTCAATTGCTTGGACGAAGAAGGCAAAAAATTGTGAAAGAACTACTCAAAATATCGCCATGAGTGTAGCATTAAACACCAAACACTCTCTTGTAAATGAATTACCAAGACAGAAAAGATCATACCCTGCTGATTCCAATGATGGCCACTCTTTTGTAAATCAAATATCACCGAAAAAAGCATGTCATGTTGATAACAATGATGAAAATTTTGAGTAA